GCCATGGGCATGCGCTGCCCGCTCGAAGGCCTTTTCGGCCGAGCGCAGGTTGCCGGAGCCGTAGTCGATGATGGCGATCAGCATGGGGTCGTTCCGTCAGGCAGAAATGCGGGAAATTCGAAAGATGCGGCGCCGCCTCGGCGATGGGTCAGCTTCGATGCGGGGCAACGCTCAGGCCCACGACCCGCTCGGCGCCGATCCGCGGTATGGGGTAGCCGGGTCGATGCGGTGGCGGAGCGTCCGGTTGCGGAGCGCTGCCGCCGGCCTGCAGGTCCTGTGCCTGGCGCTGATGGGCGGCGAGCCGTGCGAAGAAGCGGCGCTCCGCCTCTTCGCGACCCTGCGCCTCGACGACGGCGACGAAGCGCCAGCCGCGCCGCTCCAGCGTCCAGCGCCACAACCCGCGCGCCTCGAAGGCGAAGAGGATCGACAGCCCCGCCATGGCGATGCCGGGCATCGGTCCGCCGATGAACCGCGAGGCGAGCTCCAGGGCGAGGCCGGCAACCAGATAGACGAGCAAAACCAGCCAGAGCCGCTTCACCAGCAGCCAGGGGAGGGTGAAGAGCAGCGCCAGCCAGCTGAAGCCGTCGCGGATGAAGACCGTGCGCTGCGCCTCGGCCTCGCCCATCGTCTCGGGCGAGGAACCGGGCGGGATCAGCACCATGTAGATCGCCATCTGTCCCTCCGTCCGGCGGCCTCAGCCGCCGAGCTGGCCCTTGGTCGAGGGCACGCGCCCGGCCTGCCGCGGGTCCGGCTCGATCGCCTTGCGCAGCGACCGTGCCACGGCCTTGAAGCAGGTCTCGGCGATGTGGTGGCAGTTGCTGCCCGTCAGGTTGGCGATATGCAGCGTGATGCCGGCATTCATCGCGAAGGCGCGGAAGAACTCCTCGAAGAGCTCCGTGTCGAAATCGCCGACCTTGTCGCGCGGGAAGGTTACGTCCCAGACGAGAAAGGGGCGGCCCGACACATCGAGGGCGCAGCGGGTCAGCGCCTCGTCCATGGCCAGGTGGCAGTCGGCGTAGCGGGTGATGCCGGTCATGTCGCCGAGCGACTGGCGCAGGGCCTGTCCGAGCGCGATGCCGACATCCTCGGCCGTGTGATGGAAGTCGATATGGGTGTCGCCGCTGGCACGGATCGTCATGTCGATCAGCGAATGCCGGGACAGCTGTTCCAGCATGTGGTCGAGAAAGCCGACTCCGGTCTGCACCGAATAGGCGCCGGTCCCGTCGAGGACGATCTCGACGTCGATGTCGGTTTCCTTCGTCTTGCGCGAGATCTTCGCGGTGCGCATGGGCGAGCCTGTCCTTCTGTGGCCGGCCTGCTGCCGGCTGCGAAGCCTTGTAACAGGACGCTTGCCGCAATGAAATACCTGCGCGCGCGGCGCCGCGATCTGGTCAAGATCGCCCTGCACGGGTAAGACGGAAATTCGACACTTGCAACGTTCCGGAGACCTGCCGATGCAAAGCGCTGCCCTTCCGCTGGACGAGGACCCGTCCCCTTTCGCGCCGGCGAGCGCCCGCGACCGCCTGATTGTCGGCCTTGACGTGCCGACGGTGGAGGAGGCACGCGCCATCGTGCGCGAGACCGCGGGTGCCGTCGGCACCTACAAGATCGGCATGCAGCTGCAGTTCGCCGGCGGCCTGGAACTGGCCGCGGAACTGGCTCGCGATGGCCACAGCATCTTTCTCGACGTCAAGCTTCTCGACATCGACAACACGGTGATGAAGGCGGTGGAGAACATCGCCCGCATGGGTGTGCGCTTCGTCACCATTCACGCCTATCCCAAGGCGATGCGCGCGGCCGTTGCCGGGCTTGCCGCGGCCGGCGGCGATGTCTGCCTGCTCGGTGTTACCGTGCTGACCTCGATGGACGAGGACGATCTGCATGATGCCGGCTATGCCGGTGGCGTCGACGAGTTGGTGATTGCCCGCGCGGCGGATGCGCGCGCCGCCAACATGGGCGGTATCGTCTGCTCGCCGCTGGAGGTCGCCTCGCTGCGGAACGTGGTCGGACCGCGCCTCGTCACCGTGACCCCGGGCATCCGTCCGGCAGGGTCCGAGGCGGGCGATCAGAAGCGCATCATGACACCGGCCGACGCGATCTCGGCCGGCGCCGACTATCTGGTGGTCGCACGCCCGGTGATCATGGCCCCCAACCGCCGCGCCGCGGCGGAGGCCATCGTCGAGGAAATCGGTCGGGCGCTCTAAAATCGGCCTGTCAGCGGGGCTCTGTGAGCCCTGCCGACAGGCACTCGACTGCGGCCTGAACGCCGCCCGCGCCATGCGGTACGGCGAGCGCCTTCAGCGCCAGCTCCAGCACCCCGAGCGTGCCCAGCACGGTCGGGGCGTTGACATGGCCCATATGGCCGATGCGGATGCCCTTGCCGGCGATCTCGCCGATGGTGCCGCCGATGGTGACGTTGCAGGTCTCCTGGCACCAGCGCCGCAGCGCGGCCGGGTCGAGCCCGGGTGTCAGCACCACGGTGACCGAGTTGGAGCGCTGGGCGTCCTCCAGGATGTTCAGTTCCATCGCGCCGCCTTCCGCCCATTTGGCGACGCAGGCGCGCACGGCGGCGGCCAGCATTGCGTGGCGGCGATGGGCGGCGTCCAGCCCTTCCCCCAGCAGCAGGTCGAGAGCCTGGCGGAAGGCGAAGAGCAGGTGCTCCGGCGGCGTGCCGCAATATTTCTGGTAGTGCTCGCTGCCCTGTCGGAACGTCCAGTCCCAGTAGAATGTCTTCAGGTCGGCCGTCTCGTGCGCGGCGAGCGCTCGGGCATTGGCAGCGACAAAGGCGAGGCCCGGCGGGGTCATCAGCCCTTTTTGCGCGCCGGTGACGGTCACGTCGACGCCCCACTCGTCCATCTTGTAGGGCACGCAGCCGAGCGAGGCGATGGTGTCGACCATGAACAGCGCCGGATGGCCTGCCGCATCGATGGCCTTGCGCAGGGCGGCGATGTCGTTGAGCACGCCCGAGGCCGTGTCCACCTGCACCACCAGCACCGCCTTGATCTCATGCGCGGTGTCCGCGGCAAGACGGGCGGTTACCGCCGTCGGATCGACGGCGCGGCGCCAGTCGCCCGGCAGCACCTCGACCTCGAGGCCGGTCATCGTCGCCATTTCGCCCCAGCCGCGGGCAAAGCGGCCGGAGTCCAGCACCAGCACCCGGTCGCCGCGCGACAGCGTGTTGGTGACCGCCGCTTCCCAGGCGCCATGTCCGTTGGCAGCGTAAAGGAACGCCTTTCCCGTGGTGCCGAAGACCTTCGGCAGGTCGGCGAGCAGGCTGTCCGTCAGCCCGACCAGCGAGCCGGTGTAGATGTCGATTGCCGGGCGGTGCATGGCCCTGAGCACTTCGTCCGGCACGGTGGTCGGTCCGGGGATCATCAGGAATTCGCGGCCGCTGGCGAGCGTCATGGCAGGCTCCGGAGAGGTTGCGCGGCTGGGCAGCCCGGAATGTGAGGGCGAGCCCGCCGCGCTGGCGGGTGGGATCGATCCTTCCCGGCCGCGCATGACAGGTGCGGCCCGGCGAGGATCAGACCACGTTCTTTTCCAACACCGGGCGCCCTTGTGCAATCCGCTCGTGCGACAGCGCACCAAGATCGAGGCTGCGCCAGGCGCCATGGAGGATCAGTTCGGCAATGCCGCGGCCGACCGCCGGCGACTGCTGCAGCCCGTGGCCGGAAAAGCCTGTGGCAAGATAAAGGCCCGGATGGCCGTCGACCGTGCCGAGAATGGCGTTGTGATCGAACAGGTTCATGTCGTAGTGGCCGGCCCAGGCCTGTCCTGGCCGGATCGCCTCGAAGGCCGGAACGCGCGTAGCGAGCACCGGCCACAGGTACTCGTCGAAGAAATCGTGCTCGACGTCGAAGTCGCGGGTGTCCGGATCGCGCTCCTGTGGCGGGGCGGAGCCGCACAGGAAACCGGTGCCTTCGGGCCGGACATAGGTGCCGGTCGGGTCGATCATCAACGGACAGCCGGCAACGGGTTCGCGGCAGTCGAAGGTGAAGATCATCCGCTTGCGGCTTTCCACCGGCAGGTCAATGCCGAGCTGGCGGGAAAGGCGGGCAGCTCCTTCTGCCCCGGCGGCATTGACCAGCTGTCCGGCCGAGATGGTGCTGCCGTCCGACAGCTGCAGGCGGAACCCCTGGCCTTCGCGCGCAGCGTCCAGCACCTCGGCCGCCAGATAGGGCACGCCGAGCGCGCGTGCCTTCTTGCGGAAGGCCTGCATCAGGCCGTAGCCGTCGAACCAGCCTTCGCCTGTTCTGCCCCAGCAGCCGGCGGCGATGTCCTCGACATTGAGCCAGGGAAAGCGGGCGAGAAGCTCGTTCGGCTCCAGGAAGGCGATATCCGCGCCCATGCGGGTCTGCAGGGCGTGGTTTTCCTCCAGGATATGCCGCTTGTCGGCGGTCGCCAGGAACAGGTAGCCGCCTTCGTGCAGATCGATTGCAGGCCGCTCGTCGCCGACGGCCAGCCGGGTGCCGATCTCGCGCAGGAACTCGATGCCGTAGAGCGAGATGGCGATATTGGTCGGCTCGGAAAACTGCTGGCGGATCGAGGCCGCCGACAGCGCCGAGGCGCAGGTCCGGTAGGACGGATCCTTCTCGATGACGACGACCCGGCCAGTGAAGTCCGGGTCCATGGCAAGGTGGCAGGCGATGGAGGAACCCATCACCGCACCGCCGACGATCGCGACGTCGAAAGTCTCAGCGCTCACGTCGATGCCCGTCCTGTGGCAAGCGGTTGGCTCTAAAAAGAGGGCGGGAGCCATCGGCCCCCGCCCTTTTTGGACTGATCAGAAGAACGCCTGCAGGCCGGTCTGGGCGCGGCCGAGGATCAGGGCATGGACGTCATGCGTGCCCTCGTAGGTGTTCACCGTCTCCAGGTTCTGGGCGTGCCGCATGACGTGGTACTCCTCCTGGATGCCGTTGCCGCCGTGCATGTCGCGGGCCTGGCGGGCGATGTCCAGCGCCTTGCCGCAATTGTTGCGCTTGACGATGGAGATCATCTCCGGCGCGACGCGGCCCTCGTCGAACAGGCGGCCGACGCGCAGGGAGGCCTGAAGGCCGAGCGCGATCTCGGTCTGCATGTCGGCGAGCTTCTTCTGGAAGAGCTGGGTCTGGGCCAGCGGCTTGTTGAACTGCTTGCGCTCCAGGCCGTAGTTGCGGGCCCGGTGCCAGCAGTCCTCGGCCGCACCCAGCGCGCCCCAGGAAATGCCGTAGCGCGCGCGGTTGAGGCAGCCGAACGGGCCCTTCAGGCCGGCGACGTTCGGCAGCAGCGCGTCCTCGCCGACCTCGACATTGTCCATGACGATCTCGCCGGTGATCGAGGCGCGCAAGGACAGCTTGCCGCCGATCTTCGGCGCGGACAGGCCCTTCATGCCCTTGTCGAGAACGAAGCCGCGGATTGCCCCGTCATGGGCGTCGGACTTGGCCCACACGACGAAGACGTCGGCGATCGGGGCGTTGGAGATCCACATCTTGGAGCCCTTCAGCCGGTAGCCGCCGTCGATCTTCTCGGCGCGAGTGCGCATGCCGGCCGGATCGGAACCGGCATCCGGCTCGGTCAGGCCGAAGCAGCCGACGAATTCGCCGCTGGCGAGCTTCGGCAGGTACTTCTTGCGCTGCTCCTCGCTGCCATAGGCGTAGATCGGGTACATCACCAGCGAGGACTGGACCGAGTTCATCGAGCGGTAGCCGCTATCGACCCGCTCGATCTCGCGTGCCACCAGGCCGTAGGCGACATAGGAAGCGTTGGCGCAGCCATATTCTTCCGGCAGGGTGATGCCGAGCAGGCCGAGCTCGCCCATCTCGTTGAAGATCTCGCGGTCGGTCTTCTCCTGCGAGTAGGCCTCCAGCACGCGCGGCATCAGCTTGTCCTGCGCATAGGCGCGGGCCGTCTCCATGATCAGGATCTCGTCCTCGTTCAGCTGGTCGCGCAGCAGGAACGGGTCTTCCCAGGCGAAGCGGCCGCCGCCGGTCGGGTCGGACTTGTGAACGGATGCGTGTGCGGTCATGGGTCTGGTCTCCTCCGGTCCGCCTGCGGTCCGTACCGCCGGCGGAGAGCGTCTTGTCGTCGGGGGCCGGCACCGGTTTGCGGCGACCGGACCCCAGGAAAGGGGTGAATGTCAGGGCGCGAGTGTCCGGTCTGTCGCTGCCGGCGAAAAGTGATATGTTGTCCCAAGTTCATGAGCGAATGGAATAGGGTTTGAAACGAGGCTTCGTTCCACATGCCGACAGCCTGATCGCATTCGAGTGCGCGGCGCGGCACGGCAGCTTCACCCGCGCGGCGGAGGAGCTGCATCTCACCCAGGGTGCGGTCTCCAAGCAGGTGCGCCATCTGGAGGCCCGGCTGGGCGTCGAGCTGTTCAAGCGCGTGCGCCAGCGTATCGTGCTGACCGATGCCGGCCGGCTCTATCTCCACGACGTGCGCGGCGCGCTGGAAAGCCTGACCGCCGCCACACGGCAGGTCATGTCCTTTGCCGGCAACGAGGACGTGCTGAACCTCGCCACCCTGCCCTCCTTCGGCACCCGCTGGCTGGCGCCGCGCCTTGCCGGTTTCATCGCGGCTCACCCTACCGCCAGCCTCAACGTGACGGTGCGGCTGCGGCCCTTCGACTTCGCCAAGGAGCCGTTCGACGTGGCGATCCATTACGGCGATCCGGTCTGGGCGGGGGCGGTCGCCGAACCGCTGTTCCGCGAGGATGTGATCGCGGTCGCCTCGCCGGCCTTCCGGGCGCGCCATCGCATCCGCCGGCCGCAGGACCTTGCCCCGCTCCTTCGCCTGCACCAGTCGACGCGTCCGCTCGCCTGGCGGCAGTGGTTCGAATGCGCCGGAGTTGAAACGGAGCTTGCCTTCCAGGGGCCGCGCTTCGAACAGTTCGTGATGATGGCGGAAGCCGCCGCCAACGATCTCGGCGCAGCGCTTGTTCCGCGCTTCTTCGTTGCCGAGGAGCTGGCGTCCGGGCGGTTGGTCCAGCTGTTCGACACGGTGTTGCGGCTGCCGTCCGCCTATCACCTCGTCTACCCGGAAGACCGCTCGTTGCGGCCCGTTGCCGCCCGCTTCCGCGACTGGCTGATGGGGGAGGTCGCGGCCGCCGGCGGCGGCGACAGGCCGGTGTTGCCGGGCTGAAGAGCCGGTGCGCGTCAGGCGGTGCGCCGGCCCATGTCGTTTGCCATGAGGCGCGCAAAGCCTGCGGATGTCGGGGCTACGAGGAAGCCACTACGCCAAATTTCGTATTTGCATAGTGCGCGAATCCTGTTGGTATCAGGCTGTCTTCGTCAAGGAGATGCGGCGGTCCTGGCCGTGGGGTTCCCCCCTCCCTCCTCACGGTCAGGACCATTTTTCCTGCCGCTTCGGACCAGCTCTTCCACGCTTTGCCGGACTGTACCGCGCGGCCTCAGCCGCAGGACGCCTCGGCTCGCCCGGCGACCGTCACCCGCACCCGCGTCACCCCCTTGTTGATGAACTTCAGCTCGCGCGCCGCGCGCCGCGAAACGTCGATCACCCGGCCGCGCACAAAGGGCCCGCGGTCGACGATGGTCAGGGTCACCTTGCGGCCGTTCGACAGGTTTTCCACCTGCACCCGGGTGCCGAAGGGCAGCTTGCGATGGGCCGCCGTCAGGGCTTCCGGGTTGGCGCGCGTGCCGCTGGCGGTTCGTCCTGTCAGCTCGTACCAGGAGGCCCGGCCGCATTCGGCGACCGCTGGCGAGGCACCCAGACCGGCGCAGGCGAGCGCGACTAGAAGATGGGTCCGAGGCTTGCGAATCATTTCCGGCGGTCCATATTTCAACCTTGAAGTTTTTACGGGGGCTCAAGGCCTCCAGACAGTTTTTCAACGAGTATGTTCGGCAATGGCCATTTTTCGTGACTTTGTTGTGGCAAGCACCGACAATTGGACGCATTGCCGTTACGGATTCTGCGATGGCGGAGCAACGGCGTGGGGGCGGACCGGATGACGGCAGGCGACGCGGCACGACCGGGGATGACATGGCCGATGGAGGGGCTGCATGCTGCGATCATCGCCGCGTCCAAGGATCCCATCTATTTCTGCACTCCCGACTACATCATCCGCGAGGCCAACGAGCCTTACGTCGCGATCGGCGGCCTGACCCGCGAACAGGCCATCGGCCGCACGGTGCAGGAGGTCGCAGGCCCGGGCGCCTTCCCCCGTCGCGCCCCCTATCTCGAGTCGGCTCTGTCCGGCCGCGTTGCCGTGCTGCAGGACTGGGTGATGGTGCCCGGCCAGGGCCGCCGCTTCTTCGATGTGCGCTATCAGCCGGTGCACGATGCGGCGGGACGGCTGCTTGGCGTTGCCGCCTATGGCCGCGACATCACCGACCTGAAGATGGCCGAGCAGGTCCTGCGCCTCTACGAAAGCGCGGTCACGCAGATGTCGGACCGCCTGTCGGTGGTCGACCGCAACTACCGCTACATCCTCACCAACGAGAGCAATGCGCGCTGGCATGGCTCCACCGCGGAGAGCTTCCGCGGCCGCTCGGTCGTCGAGGTCGTTGGCGAGGAGCGTTTCGCCGCGGAGATTCAGCCCTGGCTCGACCGCTGTCTTGCTGGCGAGACGGTGGAATACGACTTTCAGGACTTGGCTCCGGACGGCGCGCCGGTCGTCATGGATGCGCGTCTTCAGCCTTTCCGCAACGGCGACGGCGAGATCGAGGCGGCCGTCGTCACCCTGCGCGACGTCACCGAGACCCGCCGCCTGTCGGAGCGGCTCGAACGTCTGGCGCTGCAGGACGATCTCACCGGGATCGCCAATCGCCGGTCCTTCGAGACCGGACTGGAGCGACGGGTCGCGGCCTATCGCAAGGGCGGCGACGGGTTCAGCGTCGTGTTCATCGACCTCGACGGGTTCAAGCTGGTCAACGATACCGCCGGCCATGGTGCCGGCGACCGGTTCCTGCAGGATATCGCCCGGCTGCTGCGCCAGTCGGCCGGCGAAGGGGTCGAGGTTGCCCGCATCGGCGGCGACGAGTTCGGTCTGATCATCGACACGGGCGAGACGGTCGCCGCCCATGCGATCTGCAGCCGCCTCCTGTCCGCCTTCGAGGGCTATCGGCTTGCCTGGGAAGACATGCAGTTTCGCAGCAGCGCCAGCATCGGCATCGCCTCTGTCGAGTCGGAAGACGACGACGCCACGCGCCAGGCCGTAACCGTCGGCCGAGTGCTGCAATGGGCGGACTTTGCCTGCATGCAGGCCAAGGCGGCCGGCGGCCACCGCATTGTCGCGCATGACCGGGCGGAGAAGACCGGCGACGACCGCAAGGTGGAGATCCATCATCTCCTCGCGGTGGAGCGGGCGATTGCCGAGAACGGTTTCCTGCTGCACGCCATGACGATCGTCGATCTGGCCAGCGGCGCGCCGGCGATGCAGGAGGTGCTGCCGCGGGTCGCCACCGGCAATGGCGACCTGCACGGCCCCTCGATGATCCGCGCCACCGCCGAGCGCCACGGATTGATGCGGGCCGTGGACCGGCTGGTGCTCAATGCAGTGCTTGCCCGTCTGGAGGCGGGTGATACGGACGGGCTTCCCATCGCTGTCGATCTGTCGGCGGAAACGCTGCACAGTCCGGTCTTCGCCTGTCAGATCATCGGCCGGCTGGAGCGCGCGCCGGGGGTGTCGCAATCCCTGGTATTCGAGGTTTCGGAAGCGGCGCTTGCGCGCATGAAGCCGGAGGCGTGGAACCTGATGGCAGACCTGAGGGCCATCGGCTGCCGTATCGCGCTGGACCATTTCGGCCGCGGCGTTGCCGGGTTCACCCAGCTGCGTGCCAATGCGTTCGACCTGATCAAGATCGACCGGCTGCTGACCGCCGGGCTTGCCGGCGACCCGGTCAAGCGCGCTGCCGTCTCGGGGGTCGTCGGCCTGGCGGAGGCGCTGAGCCTGCCGACGGTCGCCGAATACGTCAACGAACCGCTGCACCTCGACATTCTGAAGGGGCTCGGCGTTACCTATGCGCAGGGCCGGGCAGTCTCGCGGCCCGCGGCCTGGTCCTGATCCCTCATCACACCGGCCCGCCCTCCTCGAAGGTCTCGCCGGGGAACCGCGCCTGCGCCCTGGCCAGCAGCACCGCGCGCGCCTCTCCCTCAAGGGCGGAAAGCCGCGCCCGCCACACCGTCTTCAGCCAGCGTTTCGGCAAGCTGCCGGCCCCCGGCATCGCGTCGATCCGCTCCTGTACCGAACCGAGCCAGCCGGCTGCCTCCCCGCGCCGCCGGAGGCGCAGAAGCGCCTGTGCGACCGCAAGTCCGTAGCCCGGGTTGAGGCGCGCGTAAGGGTCGGCAAGGGCGCTGGCGACCGCCTCTGCCACGGCCGTTTCCGTTCCTGCGCCCTGTTCCGCGGTCTCGGCCATCGATGCGGCAAAGTCCGCGAAACGGGCAAGATCGGTGGGGGCATCGTCTGCGATCAGCCCGCGTTCGGCGCAAAGCGCGGCGAGATCGCGGGTGAAGCCTGCAATCAGCTTGCGGGCGATGTTCAGCGTGTAGAGATGGTCGTGACTGGCGTGGGACGAGGCGAGCGTGAGCACGCGCACCCGCTCCGGCAGGTCGCGGCTGCTCAGCGCCACCGCACCGGCCGTATCCGTCGCATCGAAAATGCCGAAGACCAGCGTCAGCTCGGGGCCTGCCCCGGCGCATTGCAGGTGCTCGGCCATGTCGGGCGCGTTCGCCATGGCCGGATGCCGCACGGCGCCGCTTTGGCTGCCCGGCCGGCCGAGCACCAGTTCGGGCCCGAAGGCGAAGGCCCGCCCATCGCCGCGTCGCAGCGCCGCGGCAACCGCGCCATAGGCTCCTTTCGAGGCGCCGTAATGGATGATCCGTGCCGCGCCCGAGGCTTTTGCGGCCTGATCGATCGCACGGTCCATGGCCGCCTCGCAGCCGAGATACCAGACGGGATCGGGGCAGTTGAGAAACAGGCAGGCATGGCGGGTGTTGGCGAACAGCCGCTCGAGGCCGAAGCGGCCCGCCGGCACGCGCACCTGCGAATAGACCACCGCAAGGCAGTCGTTGCCGCCGTTCGGCGCCGGGAGATAGCGCCAGACGAGGCCGCTTTGCGCATCGAACCCGTCCTGGCCGGGCGGGATGGTCTCGTCCATCGCTGCCTCAGATCTCCGGACCGATCCAGAAGTCGGCCTTGGTCGCCTTGCGCGGCTTTCGCGCCTCGGCGATATGCGCGGTGCGCGGATCGAGCGTGGCGAAGGCCTCGTACTGGGTCAGGAACACCTTGCCGTTGAGGTGGGTGAGGAAGTCGGTCCGTTGCAGCCGGTCCATCACCGGCCCCTTCACCTCCGACAGGTGGAAGCCGACCCCGGCGCCGGCGAGCCGGCGGCTGATCTCCTCCAGGCTTTCCAGCGCGGAGGCGTCGATCTCGTTGACCGCCGTGCACATCAGCACCACGTGCCGCAGCTGTGGCCGCTCGGCCACCAGCTCGGTCAGCCGGTCTTCCAGGAACCGGCTGTTGGCGAAGAACAGGCTCTCGTCGACCCGCAAGGTGAGCACGGTCTCGCCGGTGATCACCTTGTGCCGGTTGATGTTGCGGAAATGCTCGGTGCCCGGGACGATGCCGACGATGGCCATGTGCGGCCGGGCGCTGCGATAAAGATGCAGCGCCAGCGATACGCCGACGCCGACGGTCACGCCGGTCTCCACGCCGAGGGCGAGCGTTGCCAGGATGGTTGCCGCCATCGCCGCGAAGTCGCTGCGCGAATAGGCCCAGACCCGCCCGAGAGCCTTCAGGTCGACCAGCGACAGCACGGCGACGATGATCGTCGCCGCCAGTGTCGCCTGCGGCAGTTCGGAGATCAGCGGCGTCAGGAACAAGGTGGCCAGCGCGATGCCGATGGCGGTGAAGGCGCCGGCGGCCGGCGTTGCCGCGCCCGCATCGAAATTCACCACAGAACGGGCAAAGCCGCCGGTGACCGGATAGCCGCCGGAAATGCCGGAGGCGATATTGGCCGCACCGAGCCCGATCAGCTCCTGGTCCGGGACGATGCGCTGGCGCTTCTTGGCGGCCAGCGTCTGTGCGACGGACACCGATTCCACGAAGCCGATCACCGAGATCAGCAGCGCGGGCACCACCAGCTGGCCCCAAAGCTGCGGGTCGAGCGACGGCAGCGCGGGCGCCGGTAGGCCGGAGGGAATGTGCCCGACCAGCTTCACGCCCTTGTCGCCGAGAGAAAAGGCATGGGCCGCCAGCGTCGTCGCGGCCACCGCCGCCACCGGGCCGGACTTGGCGATGATGTCGGCAAGCCGGGGCCGCAGGCCCATCCGGATCAGCGCAGGCTTCAGCCCGCTGCGCACCCAGAACAGGAACAGCGTGACCGGCACGCCGACGGCCAGCGCATAGGGGTTCACATTGGCGAGATTGGCGGCGAGCCCGCCGACGATCTCCACCATCGTGCTGCCTGAGCCGCTGATGCCCAGGATGTGCTTGAGCTGTCCGGCGGCGATGATCAGCCCGCTCGCCGTGATGAAGCCGGAAATCACCGGGTGGCTCAGCAGATTGGCGAGGAAGCCGAGGCGGAACAGGCCCATGGCGATCAGCATCGCCCCGGACAGCATCGCCAGCACGATGGCCGCACCGAGATATTCGGCCGTGCCTTGCGCTGCGATCTCGCCCACCGCCGAGGCGGTCATCAAGGACACCACCGCCACCGGCCCGACCGCCAGCGCCCGGCTGGTTCCGAACAGCGCATAGGCAACGAGCGGCAGGATCGAGGCGTAAAGGCCCACTTCCGGCGGCAATCCAGCGAGCAGCGCGTAGGCGAGCGACTGCGGGATCAGCATGATCGTCACGATCAGCGCGGCGATCAGATCGTCAGTCGCCGTGTCGCGGTTATAGGCGCGTCCCCAGTCGAGGATCGGCAGGTAGGAGGCAAGGCGTGTCATGTCGAAGCCGGAACCGCGTGTCGCAACAGGAAAGCGCGCCGCCCGCTGGCGGGCGGCGCAACCATGAAACCCCGCTCGGCGAGCGGGCGAAAGGCGTTTGTCCGGCTGGCCGTGGGGCCGACCGCTGTCTCAGCCGGCCGACGTTTTAACCGGGAAGACCGTGATCGGCGATCTGGCGCAGGGCCGGGGCAAGACCGGACAGGTCGTAGCCGGCATCGCCGGCCATGCGCACCAGCTCGGCGGCATCGCGCTCGCCCGCCTGGGACAGGGCCCACAGGTTGATCGAGCGTGTGCCGGTACGGCAGAAGGCGAAGACCGGGCCGCTGGCCGCCTCGAGCACCTCGTGGAAGGCGCGGATCGTGTCGGGCGTGATGCCCTCGCGCCCCGTGACCGGCAGGGCCGTGTAGGCAAGGCCGGCCTCGGCGGCGGCGCGGGCGATCTCCGCCCCGTCCGGCTGGTCGGGGGCCTCGCCGTCGGGACGATTGTTGATGATCGCGACGAAGCCCGCGTCGCGGATCGCGGCGACATCCTCCGGCTGGATCTGGAACGATACGGTGAGGGTGTCGTCGACCCGGGCGCTTTGCATTCTTCCTGTCCTTACAATCCGTTGACCGGCACCTTGAGGAAGGTCCGGCCACTGTCATCCTTGGGCGGCAGTTTGCCGGCGCGCATGTTTACCTGTATCGAGGGAATGATCAATTTCGGCATGTCGAGCGTGGCATCGCGTGCCTGGCGCATCGCGACGAATTCCTCCTCGGTGACGCCGTCGCGCACATGGATGTTGTGCTTGCGCTCCTCGCCCACCGTGGTCTCCCAGCGGATCTCTCGGCCGTTCGGGCCATAGTCGTGGCACATGAACAGGCGCGTTTCCTCGGGCAGCGACAGCACCTTGCGGATCGAGTGGTAGAGCTCGTGCGCATCGCCGCCTGGAAAGTCGGCCCGCGCCGTGCCGCCGTCGGGCATGAACAGCGTGTCGCCGACAAAGGCAGCATTGCCCATCACATGGGTCATGCAGGCCGGGGTGTGGCCGGGTGTGTGCATGGCAAAGCAGGTCATGCCGCCGACCGTGTAGGTGTCGCCGTC
This genomic window from Stappia sp. 28M-7 contains:
- a CDS encoding DUF2628 domain-containing protein, encoding MAIYMVLIPPGSSPETMGEAEAQRTVFIRDGFSWLALLFTLPWLLVKRLWLVLLVYLVAGLALELASRFIGGPMPGIAMAGLSILFAFEARGLWRWTLERRGWRFVAVVEAQGREEAERRFFARLAAHQRQAQDLQAGGSAPQPDAPPPHRPGYPIPRIGAERVVGLSVAPHRS
- the hisB gene encoding imidazoleglycerol-phosphate dehydratase HisB produces the protein MRTAKISRKTKETDIDVEIVLDGTGAYSVQTGVGFLDHMLEQLSRHSLIDMTIRASGDTHIDFHHTAEDVGIALGQALRQSLGDMTGITRYADCHLAMDEALTRCALDVSGRPFLVWDVTFPRDKVGDFDTELFEEFFRAFAMNAGITLHIANLTGSNCHHIAETCFKAVARSLRKAIEPDPRQAGRVPSTKGQLGG
- the pyrF gene encoding orotidine-5'-phosphate decarboxylase, with product MQSAALPLDEDPSPFAPASARDRLIVGLDVPTVEEARAIVRETAGAVGTYKIGMQLQFAGGLELAAELARDGHSIFLDVKLLDIDNTVMKAVENIARMGVRFVTIHAYPKAMRAAVAGLAAAGGDVCLLGVTVLTSMDEDDLHDAGYAGGVDELVIARAADARAANMGGIVCSPLEVASLRNVVGPRLVTVTPGIRPAGSEAGDQKRIMTPADAISAGADYLVVARPVIMAPNRRAAAEAIVEEIGRAL
- a CDS encoding alanine--glyoxylate aminotransferase family protein — protein: MTLASGREFLMIPGPTTVPDEVLRAMHRPAIDIYTGSLVGLTDSLLADLPKVFGTTGKAFLYAANGHGAWEAAVTNTLSRGDRVLVLDSGRFARGWGEMATMTGLEVEVLPGDWRRAVDPTAVTARLAADTAHEIKAVLVVQVDTASGVLNDIAALRKAIDAAGHPALFMVDTIASLGCVPYKMDEWGVDVTVTGAQKGLMTPPGLAFVAANARALAAHETADLKTFYWDWTFRQGSEHYQKYCGTPPEHLLFAFRQALDLLLGEGLDAAHRRHAMLAAAVRACVAKWAEGGAMELNILEDAQRSNSVTVVLTPGLDPAALRRWCQETCNVTIGGTIGEIAGKGIRIGHMGHVNAPTVLGTLGVLELALKALAVPHGAGGVQAAVECLSAGLTEPR
- a CDS encoding FAD-binding oxidoreductase, with protein sequence MSAETFDVAIVGGAVMGSSIACHLAMDPDFTGRVVVIEKDPSYRTCASALSAASIRQQFSEPTNIAISLYGIEFLREIGTRLAVGDERPAIDLHEGGYLFLATADKRHILEENHALQTRMGADIAFLEPNELLARFPWLNVEDIAAGCWGRTGEGWFDGYGLMQAFRKKARALGVPYLAAEVLDAAREGQGFRLQLSDGSTISAGQLVNAAGAEGAARLSRQLGIDLPVESRKRMIFTFDCREPVAGCPLMIDPTGTYVRPEGTGFLCGSAPPQERDPDTRDFDVEHDFFDEYLWPVLATRVPAFEAIRPGQAWAGHYDMNLFDHNAILGTVDGHPGLYLATGFSGHGLQQSPAVGRGIAELILHGAWRSLDLGALSHERIAQGRPVLEKNVV
- a CDS encoding acyl-CoA dehydrogenase — encoded protein: MTAHASVHKSDPTGGGRFAWEDPFLLRDQLNEDEILIMETARAYAQDKLMPRVLEAYSQEKTDREIFNEMGELGLLGITLPEEYGCANASYVAYGLVAREIERVDSGYRSMNSVQSSLVMYPIYAYGSEEQRKKYLPKLASGEFVGCFGLTEPDAGSDPAGMRTRAEKIDGGYRLKGSKMWISNAPIADVFVVWAKSDAHDGAIRGFVLDKGMKGLSAPKIGGKLSLRASITGEIVMDNVEVGEDALLPNVAGLKGPFGCLNRARYGISWGALGAAEDCWHRARNYGLERKQFNKPLAQTQLFQKKLADMQTEIALGLQASLRVGRLFDEGRVAPEMISIVKRNNCGKALDIARQARDMHGGNGIQEEYHVMRHAQNLETVNTYEGTHDVHALILGRAQTGLQAFF